A part of Arachis hypogaea cultivar Tifrunner chromosome 12, arahy.Tifrunner.gnm2.J5K5, whole genome shotgun sequence genomic DNA contains:
- the LOC112726893 gene encoding uncharacterized protein isoform X1 produces MSSQKTLLRLFNKGLSFPSDQQKLQLELVNKITQNLLISNTTNYFRPDRELQSMISCITPNVTYHVLSNPDLPPHSLLSFFNFLRSRNFNITHILDIKAHVILLSRLFEARKFATMKSILSSVVIDGKLCCPIPGVVSLVGELDPHFAEKLFDMLFRVCSDNRLFEEAFRVFDYAKMMGLGIEERSCFVLLLALKKCGELDLCRRFFHRMLESGRIQIRVQSLTLVVDVLCRGGEVEKAKELMAEMAGKGIVKPTVFTYNTLLNAYVRRKDQRGVDEILRLMEKEQVVHSLATYSILIQWYASLGNIGEVEKIFEEMHERNLEMDSHVYTTMINWYSRLGNIKRASALFDEMTQIGILPNAHTYGALLCGVCKVGQMEAAEILLEEMQSKGIDPNIVIFNTMIDGYCRRGLIDEALRVQDIMARKEIEADVFTYNIIACGLCKVHRYEEAKRTLNTMLEKGVVPNVVSFTTFIEIHCKEGNLAEAEWLFRDMEKRGEVPNVVTYNTLIDAYSKNEKMKQAHMLKSEMVEKGLLPDVYTYTSLIHGECIAGRVDEALNLFNEMSAKGIIGNIATYTSVISGLSKEGRADEAFKLYDEMMGMGLTPDDRAYAALVGSLHKPSSHGNQHHEIGEHK; encoded by the coding sequence ATGTCTTCTCAGAAGACTCTTTTGAGACTTTTCAACAAAGGTTTGTCTTTTCCTTCAGACCAACAAAAGCTTCAACTTGAACTTGTCAATAAGATAACCCAAAACCTCCTAATTTCGAATACCACCAATTATTTTAGACCCGATAGAGAACTGCAGTCCATGATCTCATGCATCACTCCCAATGTTACATACCATGTTCTTTCGAACCCCGATCTCCCTCCTCATTCTTTGTTGTCATTTTTCAACTTCCTTAGAAGTAGAAACTTTAATATTACTCATATACTTGATATTAAGGCCCATGTGATTCTCCTTTCCAGACTTTTTGAGGCTCGAAAATTTGCCACCATGAAGAGCATTCTGAGCTCTGTTGTTATTGATGGTAAGCTTTGTTGCCCCATTCCAGGGGTTGTTTCTTTGGTTGGTGAACTTGATCCACATTTTGCAGAGAAGCTGTTTGATATGCTGTTCAGAGTGTGTTCTGATAACAGGTTGTTTGAAGAGGCATTTAGAGTCTTTGATTATGCCAAGATGATGGGGTTGGGGATAGAGGAGAGGTCTTGTTTTGTACTCTTGCTTGCTTTGAAGAAATGTGGTGAGCTGGATTTGTGTCGTAGGTTCTTTCATCGAATGCTCGAGTCGGGTAGGATTCAAATTAGGGTTCAGTCTCTGACACTTGTGGTTGATGTTCTGTGTAGGGGAGGAGAGGTTGAGAAAGCTAAGGAGTTGATGGCTGAGATGGCTGGTAAAGGTATTGTGAAACCCACTGTGTTCACTTATAATACATTGTTAAATGCTTATGTTAGAAGAAAGGATCAAAGGGGTGTAGATGAGATATTGAGATTAATGGAGAAGGAACAAGTTGTTCATAGTTTAGCTACATATAGTATTCTGATTCAGTGGTATGCGAGTTTAGGAAATATAGGGGAAGTTGAAAAGATATTCGAGGAAATGCATGAACGAAATTTAGAAATGGACAGTCATGTGTATACAACGATGATAAATTGGTATTCTAGGTTAGGAAACATTAAAAGGGCATCCGCTTTGTTTGATGAGATGACTCAGATAGGCATCCTTCCTAATGCACATACTTATGGGGCCTTACTTTGTGGTGTATGCAAGGTAGGCCAAATGGAGGCTGCAGAAATATTGCTTGAAGAGATGCAAAGTAAAGGCATTGACCCAAATATAGTAATATTTAATACAATGATTGATGGTTATTGTAGAAGAGGTTTGATAGATGAGGCTTTGAGGGTGCAAGATATCATGGCAAGGAAGGAAATCGAAGCAGATGTGTTTACATACAACATTATTGCTTGTGGGCTATGTAAAGTGCATCGATATGAGGAAGCCAAGAGGACTTTGAATACAATGCTAGAGAAAGGAGTGGTTCCGAATGTTGTGAGTTTCACTACTTTTATTGAGATACATTGTAAGGAAGGAAATCTTGCAGAAGCTGAGTGGTTATTTAGGGATATGGAGAAAAGGGGAGAGGTACCTAATGTTGTTACGTACAATACCCTTATAGATGCATACAGCAAGAACGAAAAGATGAAGCAAGCTCACATGCTAAAATCTGAAATGGTAGAAAAGGGATTACTGCCAGATGTATATACTTACACATCACTAATACATGGGGAGTGTATTGCTGGAAGGGTAGATGAGGCATTGAATCTTTTCAATGAAATGTCAGCAAAGGGTATAATCGGGAATATTGCAACATATACATCAGTTATTTCAGGATTATCCAAGGAAGGAAGAGCAGATGAAGCTTTTAAGTTGTATGATGAAATGATGGGAATGGGACTAACACCAGATGATAGAGCTTATGCTGCTCTTGTTGGTAGCCTCCATAAACCCTCCTCTCATGGTAACCAACATCATGAAATTGGGGAACATAAGTAG
- the LOC112726893 gene encoding uncharacterized protein isoform X2, protein MSSQKTLLRLFNKGLSFPSDQQKLQLELVNKITQNLLISNTTNYFRPDRELQSMISCITPNVTYHVLSNPDLPPHSLLSFFNFLRSRNFNITHILDIKAHVILLSRLFEARKFATMKSILSSVVIDGKLCCPIPGVVSLVGELDPHFAEKLFDMLFRVCSDNRLFEEAFRVFDYAKMMGLGIEERSCFVLLLALKKCGELDLCRRFFHRMLESGRIQIRVQSLTLVVDVLCRGGEVEKAKELMAEMAGKGQMEAAEILLEEMQSKGIDPNIVIFNTMIDGYCRRGLIDEALRVQDIMARKEIEADVFTYNIIACGLCKVHRYEEAKRTLNTMLEKGVVPNVVSFTTFIEIHCKEGNLAEAEWLFRDMEKRGEVPNVVTYNTLIDAYSKNEKMKQAHMLKSEMVEKGLLPDVYTYTSLIHGECIAGRVDEALNLFNEMSAKGIIGNIATYTSVISGLSKEGRADEAFKLYDEMMGMGLTPDDRAYAALVGSLHKPSSHGNQHHEIGEHK, encoded by the exons ATGTCTTCTCAGAAGACTCTTTTGAGACTTTTCAACAAAGGTTTGTCTTTTCCTTCAGACCAACAAAAGCTTCAACTTGAACTTGTCAATAAGATAACCCAAAACCTCCTAATTTCGAATACCACCAATTATTTTAGACCCGATAGAGAACTGCAGTCCATGATCTCATGCATCACTCCCAATGTTACATACCATGTTCTTTCGAACCCCGATCTCCCTCCTCATTCTTTGTTGTCATTTTTCAACTTCCTTAGAAGTAGAAACTTTAATATTACTCATATACTTGATATTAAGGCCCATGTGATTCTCCTTTCCAGACTTTTTGAGGCTCGAAAATTTGCCACCATGAAGAGCATTCTGAGCTCTGTTGTTATTGATGGTAAGCTTTGTTGCCCCATTCCAGGGGTTGTTTCTTTGGTTGGTGAACTTGATCCACATTTTGCAGAGAAGCTGTTTGATATGCTGTTCAGAGTGTGTTCTGATAACAGGTTGTTTGAAGAGGCATTTAGAGTCTTTGATTATGCCAAGATGATGGGGTTGGGGATAGAGGAGAGGTCTTGTTTTGTACTCTTGCTTGCTTTGAAGAAATGTGGTGAGCTGGATTTGTGTCGTAGGTTCTTTCATCGAATGCTCGAGTCGGGTAGGATTCAAATTAGGGTTCAGTCTCTGACACTTGTGGTTGATGTTCTGTGTAGGGGAGGAGAGGTTGAGAAAGCTAAGGAGTTGATGGCTGAGATGGCTGGTAAAG GCCAAATGGAGGCTGCAGAAATATTGCTTGAAGAGATGCAAAGTAAAGGCATTGACCCAAATATAGTAATATTTAATACAATGATTGATGGTTATTGTAGAAGAGGTTTGATAGATGAGGCTTTGAGGGTGCAAGATATCATGGCAAGGAAGGAAATCGAAGCAGATGTGTTTACATACAACATTATTGCTTGTGGGCTATGTAAAGTGCATCGATATGAGGAAGCCAAGAGGACTTTGAATACAATGCTAGAGAAAGGAGTGGTTCCGAATGTTGTGAGTTTCACTACTTTTATTGAGATACATTGTAAGGAAGGAAATCTTGCAGAAGCTGAGTGGTTATTTAGGGATATGGAGAAAAGGGGAGAGGTACCTAATGTTGTTACGTACAATACCCTTATAGATGCATACAGCAAGAACGAAAAGATGAAGCAAGCTCACATGCTAAAATCTGAAATGGTAGAAAAGGGATTACTGCCAGATGTATATACTTACACATCACTAATACATGGGGAGTGTATTGCTGGAAGGGTAGATGAGGCATTGAATCTTTTCAATGAAATGTCAGCAAAGGGTATAATCGGGAATATTGCAACATATACATCAGTTATTTCAGGATTATCCAAGGAAGGAAGAGCAGATGAAGCTTTTAAGTTGTATGATGAAATGATGGGAATGGGACTAACACCAGATGATAGAGCTTATGCTGCTCTTGTTGGTAGCCTCCATAAACCCTCCTCTCATGGTAACCAACATCATGAAATTGGGGAACATAAGTAG
- the LOC112726895 gene encoding uncharacterized protein has translation METLLRLRHCLPQGLCRQPLGLVIVGLNASKSNVLSRNFGQIARKEVEENVEEVEIEQRSLPADFDPATFDLTARHNPPSERVFRLVDEMASLTVAEAAELGHIMTKKMGMKELPTVGFLKPGTANLAGIASMKAEPAAAEEEKKPEKTVFELKLESYEATSKIKVIKEVRGFTDLGLKEAKELVEKTPSIIKKGVSKEEGEQIIEKLKALGAKVVME, from the coding sequence ATGGAAACACTTTTAAGATTAAGGCATTGTTTACCACAAGGTTTATGCAGACAACCTCTTGGGTTGGTTATAGTAGGGCTTAATGCTAGTAAGTCAAATGTACTGTCAAGAAATTTTGGTCAAATTGCACGAAAAGAGGTGGAGGAGAATGTTGAGGAGGTGGAAATCGAGCAACGAAGTCTCCCGGCTGATTTTGATCCTGCAACATTTGATCTTACGGCTCGACACAACCCTCCATCAGAGAGAGTTTTCAGGCTTGTTGATGAGATGGCATCTCTAACCGTAGCTGAAGCAGCGGAATTGGGTCATATTATGACGAAGAAGATGGGCATGAAGGAGCTACCTACCGTGGGATTTTTGAAACCAGGAACTGCAAATCTTGCTGGAATTGCGTCAATGAAAGCGGAACCAGCTGCGgcagaggaggagaagaagccgGAAAAAACTGTATTTGAACTGAAATTAGAGTCGTATGAAGCAACTTCCAAGATTAAAGTCATCAAGGAGGTCCGGGGCTTTACTGATTTAGGCCTGAAGGAGGCAAAGGAGTTAGTGGAGAAAACGCCTTCTATTATAAAGAAAGGTGTTtcaaaggaagaaggagaacagATTATAGAGAAACTGAAAGCTCTTGGTGCAAAAGTTGTCATGGAATGA